The DNA region GGACTCATTGCTCCCACCCTTCACTTTCACAGGAACATGTTGGCCCTGTACtcgatttcctttttgaatgaatcCCACTGCTTTGATGTAGATTTTCCTacaagtagctgttcccagttaactttggccagatccggtcttatcctattaaaattagcccctccctcccccattcagaACTTTTATTTCTGGTCCATTCTTGTCCCTTTCCATCTTTCCACCTTAAATCCTACGGAGTTATCGTCACTGTCaccaaatgctcccccactgaaacttccaACACTTGTCCAGCTTCATTCCATAAAACGAGGTCCAGCACCATCCCTTTCTTGTAGGTCTTTCTATTTATTGCTATAAAAAGCCAATGCATTTAAAGAATTCTGCCCCCTCTAAGCCTTGCACACTTTGACTATCCCAGTTAATGCTGGGAACGTTGAAATCCCTTATTATTACCTATTATTCTTACAATTCTGAGATTTGTCTACATATCTACCCTTCCATTTCTCCCTGACCGTTTGGGGGCATGTAGTACACATCCAGCAATGTGAttgccccttttttatttctaAGTTCTACCCATTGTTCATGGTGTTGTTGTCAGTGGAATGTGAGTTTGTCCATTATGTTGTTAAGAAATAGCCCAAAGGTGGTGGTGGCagctgggtgggagagggtaTCAGTAAGCACTTCCTGAACCAGCAATGGGTCTACCACAGTTGTGATCGATTCCAGAAAAGCTCTCACCCTCTGACCCGGGATCAGACTCCCAGAAATATTCACACCCTAAGATCAGGATTAGACTCCAGGATTGTTCTTGCCCTCTCATCTGTGGGATCGAGTAAtagttttaaattattttaatggTTTAGTCAGTAAAAGTGAAAGATGGCCTTTCAGCAGCTCAAGATTCATTTCCTTGGCAGCTATAAACACACCAGTAATTTAACTAAGAATATCATCCTCTTCTTttggcttctcggccttttggctaagatcaagtgtagtatcgacatgccgtgcgtggttgaagtcattaggttacattttagcttcatttgaagcaatttttaaaagcggcaactcggccttttggctaagatgcaaatgagatcaaaccttggaggaggtgcaatgcctactccaatcagcttggatcatgtagatcaagcccaagacaggtggTGAGacccctgtcttgtcagcttggattgggaatgtctcaacttgttgagactctgaattggacttgatttgattgaattggatttttaaaaatgccttatcctgtcagcttggatcgtgtttgtctcccttgtggggaccttgaattggattcaattggaatttaaatttggtttttggaggaatggataaaagcaaattactgcggatgctggaatctgaaaccaaaagagaaaatgctggaaaatctcagcagatctggcagcatctgtaaggagagaaaagagctgacgttgagtgcagatcatagaacatagaaaccctacagtgcagaaggaggccattcggcccatcgagtctgcaccgaccacaatcccacccaggccctacccccacatattttacccgctaatccctctaacctacgcatcccaggactctaagggacaatttttaacctggccaatcaacctaacccgcacatctttggactgtgggaggaaaccggagcacccggaggaaacccacgcagacacgaggagaatgtgcaaactccacacagacagtgacccgagccgggaatcgaacctgggaccctggagctgtgaagcagcagtgctaaccactgtgctaccgtgccgccccctgggatgaccctttgtcaaacctcAGGAACTAaaggtttgcccggtccactctgagcaatgTAAAAAAAATCATCCTCTTATTTATATTCAACATCAACTGCCGTGATGAATAAATTAAACACTACCCCAGTCTAAGGATGAATCCTCGCTGTAAATGCAGAGAGGATTAACCTACCAGCTGGGACGAAGATTCCTGGAAAAATCCAGTTGGGCATTTCCAGTACTTTAAAAATTCTATGCGTGCCAATTCTCAAATTAGTATTTGTAAACTCAATGACGGGTCTGTCCAGCCACCCTTCGATTTGTTTATAAATGATACAAAGCAACAGGACACAGAGTAGGAGAGACATTAGTGGGACTAAGAGACCGGACAAAAACTGTTCCTATTTTGTCTTCTTTCAGGGAGACAGGGTTTCTCCAGTTTATCATCTCGACAGAAAACACAACCTGACCAAGGCGGTGAGTCCAATTCCAAGGATTCTTCAAAAATAAAAGTTTCTCCAATATTCTGCCTGGAAAGTTTTGATTAAAGAGCAAAACTGTTTGTAGAAAAAAATAATTCACACGCTATTAAATGTCGACAacatttctgtgtttttttttctaatgACAAAGTCGAGAATAATGTTTTCTATCCCCAGCCTATAACTGGAGCTTCGAAAATGCTGGATACCAGGAGCTGAAATCGGAGATCACAGAGATCCCAGCTTCCAGGCTCATACAGCGGAGCAATGCTGGCAGCCCGGCCACAACACTGCACAGTTCAGGTAGTTGCAAATGAAGTGCGTGCATTTGAAAATTCCCCTGCTCGACCGATTGTAGCAGAAATCCCGGGACGCAGGCAGCTGTGGGTGAGATACATTGTGCAAGGCGATTTCATTGACCACTTAGGGCTCGATGTCAAAATGCTCAATTTATTGAAGTGGCCGGCAGATGGCGAAAGGGCACCACTGACTTCAGCTTCTGGAGCAACTTGTATTCCCTACATTGAATTTAGTAAATGCCTCACAGAACAATCACAGatgaggtgaccaaaagcttcgtTTTAAGGAGCGACTTAGAGAGTAAGAGTCACGAAGAGGTTTCGGGAAGTTACTCGAGATTTACACAAAGAGCGATTGCGGTCAACCTTCTGGTGTAGTTATTACTAAATTAAAAagttaagtatatttattagtgtcacgaataggcttacattaacactgcaatgaaattactgtgaaaatcccctagtcgccacactccagcacctgtcaagtacacggagggagaatttagcatggccaaatgcacctaaccagcacgcctttcagactgtggaaggaaatcagagcacccagaggaaacccacgcagacacagggagaacgtgcagactctgcaaagacagtgacccaagccaggaatcgaaccccagtccctggcactaaggCTAACCATTGTGCGACCCAATAGTTCACAGTTTCAGTATATTTCAGTTAGCCTCATCAGAGTTTTACAGACGATGGTCAAATTTAGTAAGGTTGGAAAGGGAATATAAAATGAGACAGGATGTAAAGTTTTTTtaagtatttattagtcacaaataaggctgacattgacactgcaatgaagttactgtgaaattcccctagtcttcacagtctggcgcctgtttgggtcagtgcacctaaccagcacgtctttcagaatgtgggaggaaacccacacagacacggggagaacgtgcaaactccacacagacaatgacccaagctgggaatcgaacccgggtccagggcgctgtgaagcagcagtgctatccactgtgctaccataccaaTGTAAATAGGTACCTTGCAACCAAAGTCAAAAGAATGAGAAACATCCAAAAACGATTGACAGGAAATAAATCCTCCTGCCCATTCAGGCCTATCCTAGATAGTTGATACCCTGTGAGCTCAGCATGGACACTCCTCACCCCAGTTGGGCggtattttccagccgcactcaccccgaaactggaaaatcccacccataagctCCTTGGGAGGTGAAAAACCAGCTCAAAATCCCAGGCAAATCAGGGTCAAAAAATATCTGACAATTCCTGATCCCTTAGGGGTGATCAAAACATGTCCAGATCATAAAGATTCCAATTTATATTGAGGTTAATATATTAAAGTTGCCCATGGGACGATTCACAAAAATTCCCAGGATGATAAAGTAACaggattttttaaatttaaagaacAAAAACAATAATTCCACTTTGCaaagttttctttttttaaacaagttTCCTGCTGCAAATCTTTGAACAATAATTTTTGGTGCTAAACTATAAACTAAGGAACAGGAATATAACAACCCAGTCCTTCGAGTCTGTTCTATCGTTCTATTAGATTGTTTCAGATCTGTACCTCAGTTTCATTTATCCACTTTTGATTCATTTTCTTTTGATACCAACTCAATAAAAACCTGTTGATCTATCTTGCACACCTCAATTGACCCAACATCCCCAATTTTGGGAAGAGAATTACACATTTCCACTGCACTCTGTTCTCAGTCATGAATGGCCTAGCTCTAGATTGTGGAGTAATCCAGAACAAGGAGACACAAAGGGTAAAACGTCAAGGCACCCAAGAGTTTagtcttttaaaatttatttattagtgtcacaagtaggcttggcttacattaacactgcaatgaagttactgcgtaaatccccaagtcaccacattccatcgcctgtttgggtacaccgagggagaatttagcatgaccaatgcacctaactagcacatcttttggactatgggagggaggaaatcagagcacctggaggaaactcatgcagacacggggagaacgtacagactccgcacagacagtgacccaagctgggaattgaacctgggtccctggtgctgtgaggcagcagtactaaccactgtgccaccatgcttgcaTGTAGTGCAGCCTTTCAATCAGGGGGCCGGCTCTCAGATTCAGTTTGCTGACATTGGAACTAAGTCCCTGCTTGTGTGGTACAAGGAAGTTAAATGCAGTGCCTGAATCAACTTGTTTCTTAATCTTGCCCCGGCAGGTTGTGGAATGCTAGAATGGGTAGGAGAACCAGTTACCTTCCAAAAGGCAGACAACATCATAGGCAAGTACGGAGTTTGGATGAAAGATCCCGAGCCAGTGCCACCTTACACCAGGGAGTCCATCTGGAGAATCAACACAGTTGGCACTGACATTCGGCAGCTATACGAGTATCATGACTTAGATCAGTTCATGAGGGGCCACCCCAACAAAGTTTATCTGTTACCTGAACCAGTAGAAAGCACAGGGAGTGTCATTTACCGAGGGTCCTTATATTACCAGAAACGCAGGTCAAGAACCTTATTGAGATACGAGATGAAAACAGAGACCATTTTAGTTCGCAAGGACTTGCCCAATGCAGGCTACCGAGGAGTCTACCCATACTCCTGGGGTGGTTATACAGACATTGATTTTGCTGTAGATGAGCTGGGGCTTTGGGTAACCTACAGCACCAATCAGGCTCAAGGAGCCATTGTGATCTCCAAATTGGATCCAAACACCCTGGAAACGCAGCAAACCTGGACAACATCTATACGCAGAAGATCAGTTGCTAATTCTTTCATGATTTGCGGGACTCTCTACACACTGAACAGTTATTCCAATCACAACGCCATCATCAATTTTGCCTACAACACCAACACTAACAGCAGCAAGGTGCTGAATATCCCATTTGAAAACCGTTACCGTTACAACAGCATGACTGACTACAACCCAGCAGAAAAGAAAATCCTGGTTTGGGACAATTTTAACATGGTCATGTATGACATTAGGCTTTCAAAAGTATGAAGGCCTCCAAAATATCTTCGATGGACTGGAAACAAACTgttattttctctctttttaaaaatgtatataatgGCTAATTATAGCACCGCAGTAATTTGAGCACTAATTTCAGAGCAGGGACCAGCTTATCATTTAAGAGTGAAGAAAATGTTAAAGTAATTCAACATTAAATGTTTTGAATAGCCGTGACTCAGATGATGCTCAATTTAATTAAAAATTCTTAAAAATTTATAACTTGATTGTTAGATTATGCATGCAAAATCATTCCTCATTCTTAACCACAGTCCCAATATAATCTGACAGCATTCAGTGCAGCTGAGAATAGGAGTTTAGTTGGTTTACTGATGGCTGTTCAATCCTTTTGTTTCCTTCATGGTCAAAAATTAAAGGTTTGCGGGGGAAAGAAAACGTGGAAggaatccaaaattggctcaattAATTCAATACTTGCTTTAAAGAAAAACCTAGTCCAACTCAAATGGTTTGACCTTTTCTTTAGGTGAGCATATACAAGTGTCAGACTGCACTTTTGAAGTTAACACCTTTCGTACTTTCTACTGCTTCAGTCATCTCTAGACCAAAAATAATACACGCAAATATACGTTTAAAAAATAATCACTGCACTTTGTTAGTAAATGTAAAAAATCGTGAAGAGAATTATTCAAACATGAATCTGTACTATTTTCATTAGACATGAGAAAACAAGGTCCTTGTATGTGTGCTGGAACACAAAAAGAATGTGCTTTCAAATCACTAACAGTGTTTCAAGCTGTACAGTTGGACTGAGTTAAGAATTCAAATTTACCAAGTGAGAGATGTGCACCCACAGGACTGGATTCTCTGCACCCAGTACCTAATGTATTCCCACTTTTCAAAGTACCAGCACtggattttcttttgctttttgtaAAATAAAGGTTGAAGTTGGTATAGAACTTTATGTACATTCTTTTCTCATACAAGCGCAAATAATATCAATCAGCATTGTTTATGGAAAACACTTGGGCTGTGAGCATATGGAAAGTGTTGAAATGAGAGTCTTCAATAGGAACCATCATCAGAATTGAAAggtagggaagttatgctaaacctgtatTGAACCTTAGTTAAACCAGACTTGGGAGTCTGGATGCCATATTATAGAAACTATATAGAGGCAGTGGAGAGGGTactgagaagatttacaaggatgatgccaGATGTGCATGAGTATACATATCAAGAAATAATTAACAGACTGGGTTTTTCTTCCCTTGAAaataggctgaggggtgacttcaaaggtctttaaaattataaaatgTTTTGATAGCCTGGCTAAGTGAGAATGGTtcttcttgtggggaagagcttAACTAGAGACCaccaatataaaatagaaatccaATGGGGGAATTAAAAAGAAACTTCTCCCCAGGATTACGGAATACAAAGAGTATTTGAGGCAattagcatagatgcatttaagggggaaTCTTGATGAGCATTTGTGGGAAAAAGAAAGAGATGATTATAGGTTTAGATTAAAAAAGATGGGAGGATGCTCAAGTGGAGCACAAACACCAGCAATGGACTGGTtggtccgaatggcctgtttctgtgtcgtATATCCTATCCTATGTAACCCTAGAATACGCAGCTAGCCAATGTTGTCACTTTGGCCCCGAAGTTtcaaacacacacatcccacTGTTCATTTGCTTTAAGAAAAAAGTAAAATCTGGAAAGGGTCAGGGGAAGTAGGGCAAGGGAAAGAAAAGCAAATCCATGGTCATAAGCTGAGTCAGTGTTTCTCCATCCAACATGAAAGTTTTGATAATGCAAAATATACCACACACTGCACCTGGCAGCGTGATGAGAAGTACTCTataagtggaggaaagaaatatgAATTGCTATTAAACAAGGTAAAAGAATCTGAAAAATTTCAGAGCATATTTTTATTAGTTATGTAACCAAACCAAATTAATCGTAAATAAGATCGTACATATTTAATAGTGCGTTAACCCTgtacaaatgaaaaaaaattaaagtatAATATTTCTATACCAATATGGCTGTTAACTTCTGTACAATGCCAAACGAATACACAGTACAGGTGGAATACAAATCTCAAAAGTCAGACATCACAGCTGAATTTTCAAAGTAAGCAAATAAAACTGAGTGCCAAAACACATTACTGATGGTAAGCAGCCTTTTCAGCAGTGTAGCTTCCCCAGTGCCACCCCAGCCATGTGACAAAAATATACACATCAATAAATCAATCTTTCAGCTCACGCTTTGTGCCAAGGTTTCCGAATACCAATAACAGCAATTCTCTATTGTTTTGTACCTTCATCAGAACCTTATTTGTATCAAACCTGGGTAAGATTTCTGTAATAAAAACAGCTGTGTTGCTAGCACAGTCACTAATTAATGATTGATCATAAGCAGATAGACAAGATATCTTACATTCACGTAGTATAATACAGTACATCCTAAAACTATAATACTAGCATACAatcaaaaaaggcaatattagacTTGTGATTAAAATGGTGTATGCGTAAACACAATTGGAATTTAATAGGTTCAAAAAGGGAGCTGAACTCAGTCATAAGTGAATCACTGTAGACTTTACTGTAATTAAGCTTATGAAAATTTTTTAATGATACATTTTAACAAGAGGATTATTAAATTGCTGTCTTTAAAAGTGTAAAACTGGTCAGCCTCCACCGGCTTGGCCATTTTTACTTAATTTCAGTGATTATCTCATGGAAAGGAAATGCCACACAAGTCAGACATTGCCTTTTCAAATTTTCAAGATTCAGAAGTCAACACTAAATGTTCATCATAGGATTAGTTTACACATCTGGGCTTTACTGTTGCTCAAAATAATGATCCATTTGATTCTGCATATCTCGAGATAGTTCAGTTTTCACTTAACTACTTCACATCTCACTTCTTTGTTATAAAAGAAATTTCATGTTTTGAGCTCTATTCTTCTGCTCTTATCTCACAGAGAAGAGCTCCCATTACACCCGAGGATGTTTAGAACACCTACTCTGTTCTATCAGCAATTTAGGACTTTGTTTCTTCTGTTTTAACTGCCTGAGGTTTGATTGGTCCAGTTCGAACGGGTTTTGACATGGCCGGCTGACTCGAGTTGGGTTTTTCTTCCACCTTCTCGTCTCTAGTGCTCGTAACGCCTGCTCCGCTCTCAGTCGGTTTACTCCCATTGCTCTCATTTTTGTGAACCTTGCTCATTGGCTGTTTgatttgctgctgctgctgctggtcagAGAAGAACTTGTGTGTGGACTGGAGCACCTCAGCTCGCTGCTTAGCCTTAAACATAAAGGGGTAAACAAATGAGTGTTTTGATGAACCTTTTGGACATGAACTGGAGGCACGCACTAAAAAAAATATCTAGTAATGTGGCAAAGAGCTGGAAAACATTCACAGAAATTCTCTCTCTTTCAAGGCGTGCTGGAAACCAACGCAAAGACAGCACACAGGCAGTAACTGGTTGCAAAGATATAAGCATCTCTGAAACAGGTTTTTGATACTATCCTCTACATAGTATAGTATACAGAAACACATGTTCAAAATTGTTAAACCTCCCTGCTTAACGAATGCAAATGCCCAACAAGACAACATGGCTGTGATAATTCAAATGCCTGAAAAATTCATAGCAGGCTTCCAACATGTTTATACTGTAAAGCTGCTACAAAGCTGATATGCTTGCAAGCTGTCAAGTTCGAATAATTGGGGGATGGATGGGTGTCAAATCTGTTCCTCCAAGAAAACTAATTGATATCACATCCTATTTATATTTTGTAGGTTGGATTTATTCTCTTTGTATTGGAAAATTAACGTGTGGACATCATAATGAAATATTATTGGCAGAAAAATATAATTCTCTTTCATTATCCCCAGGGTCGATGGTAATTCACACTCCTCATGCAAGTGGAAAGTTAGAAATTTAAGAACTGCGGCAGGAATAGGTTGATTACAATATACCTGCCAGCATTGATGGTTAACGTACTTTCCCAACTTAATAAAAATAGTGGCATTCTTTAATGTTCCagatcaattaattaataaataagcCACTATAGGAACAATGTACATCTATCTTTATGCAGAATCTTGACTGTCCACATTTCATGTTCTGGTTAGGACCACAGTCGCATTTGGTATCAAGGTTTTTAACAGGTATAATTTATGTAATTAATTTTTCTAGATAACTGCCAGTAATGCTAACCTTCAAATCCTGTTCAGCCATCATTGCCGCTTGGGCCTGGTTTCCACGGATCCCCTGTGTAGGTCCTGAAGGAACCCTTGGTGTATGCTGAGGACGAGTATGGCAGATGATACCTGTGGTCATTTGAGGTTGCATCTGATTTGCCAGGGGCATTGGAGGCCTCTGAACAGGAGCTGAAAAAGTATTTCCATGAGGTCTTACCAATGGAGGGACCAGGTTAGGTTGGGAAAGCATCTGGTGAAAACAATTAGAATGGAATGTAATTCCCCTCTCATGTCCGGACTGTGACGCCTGCATTATAATCAGCAGTATCATTTTAACACAAGTGGAAGCTACATAAAACACAACGGTTGAAGGCAAAACAGGATTCTCATATCAGATGCATTTTATTTAGGTTGAGAATTGATGCGTTAGCACTGGGGATGCAGTAACGGTCAATGTTCCAATTGGTAAAAAGCAAAAGAGACAGCAATTCAGTCTAGTTCTTTGATCCTGAACATCGCCCAGTGGCTCTCGCTGTAAAGTTTCTGTCTGTGGATGTTAAACGTTCATCAAACTGGGTTCCAAATTTGGATGCTCCCTTCAATCAAaagcctggcacagtggttagcagtgctacctcacagcgtcaggaaccatgttcaattccaacctcaggtggctttgtgtgcagtttgcacattctccccatgtctgtgtgggtttcctctgggtgctccagtttccccccacactccaaagatgtggttagctggattggccatgctaaattgtcccttagtgtcagggggattagcagggtaaatacatggggttacagtggtagggcctaggtgggattgttgtcagtgcagacctgatgggccgaatggccccattccacactgtagggattctatgattctatatacacacacacacacaaagaatggCCACATTGTTAAGATACACGAGAGCTGTTTATATGCGTATCTTTCAGCTTCAGTCAGCATATTGAGGCAAGGAGGCACAAATGTAGACTTCCAATAGTTAACCCAATAACTAACCCAATTACTTGATGGTCTGAATTAAATGACATAGAAGCAATCTAATCTCATTGTCGTGGTAAAACATTTGAGTAGAAAAGGTTCCGGTAAATTAAGCATAAAAACTGGTGTTACGATAAGTAAACTATATCGATAACAAAG from Mustelus asterias chromosome 8, sMusAst1.hap1.1, whole genome shotgun sequence includes:
- the myoc gene encoding myocilin isoform X1, translating into MIATSLLTLASFLTASGQLSPTFSRTLSRDGRCIYSFTVASPHEEASCSEPGEALAAVRELQRDRAAQQRQLESLGDRLRLLETKSQGESLSPAPGQQGDVRRLQMEKLDLLRRLESMKQENMHLRARQCPSTETLQDSHQGGRQGFSSLSSRQKTQPDQGAYNWSFENAGYQELKSEITEIPASRLIQRSNAGSPATTLHSSGCGMLEWVGEPVTFQKADNIIGKYGVWMKDPEPVPPYTRESIWRINTVGTDIRQLYEYHDLDQFMRGHPNKVYLLPEPVESTGSVIYRGSLYYQKRRSRTLLRYEMKTETILVRKDLPNAGYRGVYPYSWGGYTDIDFAVDELGLWVTYSTNQAQGAIVISKLDPNTLETQQTWTTSIRRRSVANSFMICGTLYTLNSYSNHNAIINFAYNTNTNSSKVLNIPFENRYRYNSMTDYNPAEKKILVWDNFNMVMYDIRLSKV
- the myoc gene encoding myocilin isoform X2; its protein translation is MIATSLLTLASFLTASGQLSPTFSRTLSRDGRCIYSFTVASPHEEASCSEPGEALAAVRELQRDRAAQQRQLESLGDRLRLLETKSQGESLSPAPGQQGDVRRLQMEKLDLLRRLESMKQENMHLRARQCPSTETLQDSHQGRQGFSSLSSRQKTQPDQGAYNWSFENAGYQELKSEITEIPASRLIQRSNAGSPATTLHSSGCGMLEWVGEPVTFQKADNIIGKYGVWMKDPEPVPPYTRESIWRINTVGTDIRQLYEYHDLDQFMRGHPNKVYLLPEPVESTGSVIYRGSLYYQKRRSRTLLRYEMKTETILVRKDLPNAGYRGVYPYSWGGYTDIDFAVDELGLWVTYSTNQAQGAIVISKLDPNTLETQQTWTTSIRRRSVANSFMICGTLYTLNSYSNHNAIINFAYNTNTNSSKVLNIPFENRYRYNSMTDYNPAEKKILVWDNFNMVMYDIRLSKV
- the myoc gene encoding myocilin isoform X3; amino-acid sequence: MIATSLLTLASFLTASGQLSPTFSRTLSRDGRCIYSFTVASPHEEASCSEPGEALAAVRELQRDRAAQQRQLESLGDRLRLLETKSQGESLSPAPGQQGDVRRLQMEKLDLLRRLESMKQENMHLRARQCPSTETLQDSHQGAYNWSFENAGYQELKSEITEIPASRLIQRSNAGSPATTLHSSGCGMLEWVGEPVTFQKADNIIGKYGVWMKDPEPVPPYTRESIWRINTVGTDIRQLYEYHDLDQFMRGHPNKVYLLPEPVESTGSVIYRGSLYYQKRRSRTLLRYEMKTETILVRKDLPNAGYRGVYPYSWGGYTDIDFAVDELGLWVTYSTNQAQGAIVISKLDPNTLETQQTWTTSIRRRSVANSFMICGTLYTLNSYSNHNAIINFAYNTNTNSSKVLNIPFENRYRYNSMTDYNPAEKKILVWDNFNMVMYDIRLSKV